One Methylomarinovum tepidoasis DNA window includes the following coding sequences:
- a CDS encoding sulfotransferase family protein, whose product MLIKLHKKSKWPPTFIVGCPRSGTTLLAAILNRHPQVCVPPESHFYRYMHEHFKGGWEWVKANWPQNALQFLAPITEYYWTDYRPEELIHDLPHPPKNEGYFFIHLVNRYAKDKNKNLWIEKTPDHLRFIDRILIQHPDARFIYIYRDGRDVALSLCKTGWPWITDDFLDNMLLWSKYIEKEKSLKKAQSCHRIKYENLISDPPSVIKELCAFLDIEYFPSMLIPDNSEHHLAERQSKHKQKIFLEIDPNNKKKWKTGINEGIGRLATTLFKHDLLSHNYSLDIKNPNNKIILSCHKSLFFDYSRDNYSKFASSAMIEQLDKYGYAVESFTWQDFPDCISAHSIVVIPDYQIGSNYRELIWLIKNLIRLKIKNNCRIILLKTNNNNHVSTFITWIFDKKIPFSPAWRKTKTEKTKTVIDLWYQAKQLIQL is encoded by the coding sequence ATGTTAATTAAATTGCATAAAAAGTCAAAGTGGCCGCCGACTTTTATTGTGGGATGTCCAAGAAGCGGGACTACCCTGCTTGCAGCTATTTTGAACCGACATCCTCAGGTCTGCGTTCCTCCTGAAAGCCATTTCTATCGTTATATGCATGAGCACTTCAAGGGAGGATGGGAATGGGTAAAAGCGAACTGGCCACAAAATGCATTACAATTTCTCGCACCAATAACTGAGTATTATTGGACTGATTACCGCCCTGAAGAATTGATACATGATCTACCGCATCCCCCTAAGAATGAGGGATACTTTTTTATTCACTTAGTCAACAGATATGCTAAAGACAAAAACAAAAACCTGTGGATAGAAAAAACCCCTGACCACTTGCGGTTTATAGATAGAATACTAATCCAGCATCCTGATGCAAGATTCATTTATATATATAGGGATGGCCGGGATGTGGCGCTTTCTTTATGTAAGACAGGCTGGCCATGGATCACTGATGACTTCTTAGATAACATGCTTTTATGGTCCAAATATATAGAAAAAGAAAAGTCTCTGAAAAAGGCACAATCTTGTCATCGAATCAAATATGAAAACCTTATTTCTGACCCGCCATCTGTCATAAAAGAGTTATGTGCATTTCTCGATATAGAATACTTTCCAAGCATGCTCATACCAGATAATTCGGAACACCACCTAGCAGAGAGGCAGTCAAAACATAAGCAGAAGATATTTCTAGAAATAGATCCGAACAATAAGAAAAAATGGAAAACAGGAATCAATGAAGGAATTGGAAGACTGGCAACTACCCTCTTTAAGCATGATTTATTGTCCCACAATTATAGTTTAGATATAAAGAACCCTAATAATAAGATAATATTATCATGTCACAAATCCCTGTTTTTCGATTATTCTAGAGACAATTACTCCAAATTTGCTTCGTCTGCCATGATAGAGCAACTGGATAAATATGGGTATGCGGTTGAATCATTTACCTGGCAAGATTTTCCTGATTGTATTTCTGCGCATTCTATTGTAGTGATTCCAGATTATCAAATTGGAAGCAATTACAGGGAACTAATATGGTTAATTAAGAATTTAATCCGGCTAAAAATAAAAAATAATTGTCGTATTATACTCTTAAAAACCAACAACAATAATCATGTCAGCACGTTCATTACATGGATATTTGACAAAAAAATCCCTTTTTCACCGGCTTGGCGGAAAACAAAAACCGAAAAAACTAAAACAGTAATTGACTTATGGTATCAAGCAAAGCAATTAATCCAACTATAA
- a CDS encoding glycosyltransferase family 2 protein, whose translation MKVSIILCTYNRANILADTIESFLACKRSGIDHELLVVDNNSQDNTSKVVEQFSSRESTISYIWESMQGLSHARNRGIRCAQGKVIAFVDDDVYFSQNWLVELEETFNDPNIACMGGKSIPLFDAGELPWLTEDILSIYGSTRSGDLPKLMHYPEHPFGLNMAFRREVFETVGLFNPNLGRKGSNLLSNEESELFWRIHCAGLKVAYNPNAIIYHRIPKERSTPEWVLRRYYWQGRSEAVMDRIVYKHSRLQILSKFTDKFFTTLRPTLKGISWAHPKRAYWQLINIPMHQKILLYSLVGYFHQFLVEMFYPRGN comes from the coding sequence ATGAAAGTTTCGATCATTTTATGCACCTACAACCGCGCAAATATCCTAGCAGATACGATCGAAAGCTTTCTTGCCTGTAAACGCTCTGGAATCGATCATGAGCTTCTTGTGGTGGATAATAATTCTCAGGATAACACCAGCAAGGTGGTGGAGCAGTTCAGTAGTCGGGAATCGACAATCAGTTATATTTGGGAATCCATGCAAGGCCTCTCTCACGCAAGAAACCGAGGCATTAGATGCGCCCAGGGGAAAGTCATCGCCTTCGTCGACGACGACGTCTATTTTTCCCAAAACTGGTTAGTCGAGCTGGAAGAAACCTTCAATGATCCTAATATTGCCTGCATGGGAGGCAAGTCCATCCCACTGTTCGATGCTGGGGAACTTCCTTGGCTGACAGAGGACATTCTTTCCATTTATGGATCTACGCGCTCCGGCGATTTACCTAAACTAATGCATTATCCAGAGCATCCTTTTGGGCTCAACATGGCTTTCCGTAGGGAGGTATTTGAAACAGTTGGTCTGTTTAACCCCAATCTGGGAAGAAAAGGCAGTAATCTTCTCTCCAACGAGGAATCTGAGTTGTTCTGGCGTATCCACTGCGCCGGCCTAAAGGTGGCCTACAATCCCAATGCTATTATCTACCACAGAATTCCCAAAGAACGATCTACCCCGGAGTGGGTCCTCCGAAGATACTATTGGCAAGGCCGTTCCGAAGCAGTAATGGATAGGATCGTGTATAAGCACTCCCGCCTCCAAATATTAAGCAAATTTACAGATAAATTTTTCACTACTCTAAGACCTACTTTAAAAGGGATTTCTTGGGCACACCCCAAAAGGGCTTATTGGCAATTGATAAATATCCCCATGCATCAGAAAATCTTACTCTATTCCTTAGTGGGATATTTTCATCAATTCCTTGTCGAAATGTTTTATCCGAGAGGAAACTGA
- a CDS encoding DUF1820 family protein translates to MPSQTLFRVSFVNQNQIYEVYARRVYQADLYGFVVVEEFVFGESSAIVVDPSEEKLKAEFENVQRSFIPMHAVIRIDEVEQRGTAKILPMKESGAKVTPLYPPKG, encoded by the coding sequence ATGCCCAGCCAAACCTTGTTCAGGGTGTCGTTCGTGAATCAGAATCAGATTTACGAGGTTTACGCCCGCCGGGTCTATCAGGCAGATCTGTACGGTTTCGTGGTGGTGGAGGAGTTCGTGTTCGGGGAGAGCAGCGCCATCGTCGTCGACCCTTCCGAAGAGAAACTCAAGGCCGAATTCGAGAACGTGCAGCGCAGCTTCATCCCCATGCATGCCGTGATCCGCATCGATGAAGTGGAACAGCGGGGAACGGCCAAGATCCTGCCCATGAAAGAAAGCGGCGCCAAGGTGACGCCGCTTTATCCCCCCAAAGGTTGA
- a CDS encoding glycosyltransferase — protein MATYNGERYLEESIDSILSQTFQNFEFIIVDDASTDDTPRILKRYRNHPKIRLLRNKNNLGLPASLNRAIDLACGHWIARQDDDDISYPNRLELQYNYILKNPEIVLLGTRAEFVDEELRTFAYWDVPESHKDILKKIKWENPFCHSTVIFNKRAIKDIGKYRDKFKYSEDLDLWLRVIEKFNTHNLPEYLGKVRRHKHSTSVSHLNEQLAQHVLAYVYYKQRKTTGSDRYNEMPESKFCAYLKKTYPEHVPFFEELRNKKYISFLYEAKESHDWEKGLFFSLELAKLHPTDSLWLREMSFFLKKYAQSSLEKHLLWRINKIKAQ, from the coding sequence ATGGCCACCTATAATGGCGAGCGATATTTAGAGGAATCTATTGATTCTATACTTTCCCAAACATTTCAAAATTTTGAGTTTATTATTGTAGATGATGCATCCACAGATGATACGCCACGTATTTTAAAAAGATATAGAAACCATCCCAAGATCAGGTTATTGAGAAACAAAAATAATTTAGGTCTTCCAGCATCTCTTAATCGTGCTATAGATTTGGCTTGTGGCCATTGGATAGCTCGACAAGATGATGATGATATTTCTTACCCTAATCGTTTAGAACTACAGTACAACTATATTTTGAAAAATCCGGAAATTGTACTTCTAGGAACCAGAGCTGAATTTGTTGACGAAGAACTGCGAACTTTTGCATATTGGGATGTTCCAGAAAGCCACAAAGACATTTTAAAAAAAATAAAATGGGAAAACCCATTTTGTCATAGCACGGTTATTTTCAATAAGCGGGCGATCAAGGATATTGGTAAGTATCGAGATAAGTTCAAATACTCTGAGGACCTAGATCTATGGCTGCGAGTTATTGAGAAATTCAATACCCATAATTTACCTGAATATCTCGGAAAGGTTAGAAGACATAAGCATAGTACTTCTGTTAGCCATTTAAATGAACAACTGGCACAGCATGTCCTCGCCTATGTTTACTATAAACAACGAAAAACTACAGGATCTGATCGTTACAACGAAATGCCAGAATCTAAGTTTTGCGCATACCTAAAAAAAACCTATCCAGAACACGTTCCATTCTTTGAAGAGTTGCGCAACAAAAAATATATATCCTTTTTATACGAAGCAAAAGAGAGCCATGATTGGGAAAAAGGCCTCTTTTTCTCCTTGGAACTAGCCAAATTACACCCAACTGACAGCTTATGGCTTAGAGAAATGTCATTTTTTCTCAAGAAGTATGCCCAATCCTCTCTGGAAAAACATCTACTCTGGCGCATAAACAAAATTAAGGCACAATGA
- a CDS encoding IS4 family transposase, whose amino-acid sequence MFYLALGDARLNRRLCQVIEAMASDPMASIPNVCGGGWAETKAAYRLLDNDRLDFREVLRAHSVPILERIRQQSRVLCLQDTTELDYSGRPSMVGLGRLNYEQRQGLYLHPTLAISEAGVALGVADCWHWARLPKGEPDLAESLRWVEGYERVAELAALAPETRLVYVADREGDLRALIDRAEQLGFAADYLIRVRHDRKLNDPLDGKLRAAVEAQPVLGTIAFDLPANGNRPARQVTQTLRVARLELKTRNGPGPKVTVILAWEEAPPEGREAVEWCLITNEPITTLEQARARIEWYRKRWWIEVYFRILKSGCRIEALQLRTRERLERALVLYLIVAWRILMLMTLGREHPEWCCEVVFSVEEWQTAWAIHHRTPPPSKPPDLGTIVRLVAGFGGWLGRKNDPPPGPKALWQGMTKLSAYVEAVTAIQTAEIKFPKRKRIRH is encoded by the coding sequence ATTTTTTACCTGGCGCTGGGCGATGCCCGCCTGAACCGGCGGCTGTGCCAGGTGATAGAAGCGATGGCAAGCGACCCGATGGCGAGCATTCCCAACGTCTGCGGGGGTGGTTGGGCGGAGACCAAGGCGGCCTACCGGTTGTTGGACAATGACAGGCTGGATTTTCGGGAGGTGTTGCGGGCCCACAGTGTGCCCATCCTGGAACGGATTCGGCAGCAGTCGCGGGTGCTGTGCCTGCAGGATACCACCGAGCTGGATTATTCCGGGCGGCCGTCGATGGTGGGTCTTGGGCGGCTGAACTACGAGCAACGTCAGGGGCTATATCTGCATCCGACGCTGGCGATCAGTGAGGCGGGCGTGGCCCTGGGGGTGGCCGACTGCTGGCACTGGGCGCGTTTGCCCAAGGGAGAACCGGACCTGGCCGAAAGCCTGCGCTGGGTGGAAGGCTATGAGCGGGTGGCCGAGCTGGCCGCCCTGGCGCCTGAGACCCGGCTGGTGTATGTCGCCGACCGGGAAGGCGACCTTCGGGCCCTGATCGACCGGGCCGAACAACTGGGCTTTGCCGCCGATTACCTGATCCGGGTACGACACGACCGCAAGCTCAACGACCCCCTGGATGGCAAACTGCGGGCCGCGGTCGAAGCCCAGCCGGTGCTGGGGACGATCGCCTTCGACCTTCCGGCCAACGGCAACCGCCCGGCCCGGCAGGTCACACAGACGCTCCGAGTCGCCCGGCTCGAACTGAAAACCCGAAACGGCCCAGGTCCAAAAGTCACCGTCATCCTGGCCTGGGAAGAGGCGCCCCCCGAAGGACGGGAAGCGGTCGAATGGTGTCTGATCACCAATGAGCCAATCACCACCCTGGAACAGGCCAGAGCGCGCATCGAATGGTACCGCAAACGCTGGTGGATCGAAGTCTACTTCCGTATTCTCAAAAGCGGCTGCCGCATCGAAGCCTTGCAACTTCGCACCCGGGAACGCCTGGAACGGGCTTTGGTGCTGTATCTGATCGTCGCCTGGCGCATCCTGATGCTGATGACGCTCGGGCGGGAACATCCCGAGTGGTGTTGTGAAGTGGTATTTTCTGTCGAAGAATGGCAGACCGCCTGGGCCATCCACCATCGCACCCCACCACCCTCGAAGCCGCCGGATTTGGGCACGATCGTCCGTCTCGTAGCTGGCTTTGGCGGCTGGCTGGGACGCAAGAACGATCCCCCGCCCGGCCCCAAAGCCTTGTGGCAGGGCATGACCAAACTGAGCGCCTACGTGGAGGCCGTGACTGCCATCCAGACGGCCGAGATCAAGTTCCCGAAGAGAAAACGGATAAGGCATTGA
- a CDS encoding ClpXP protease specificity-enhancing factor, which yields MTSLRPYLIRAIYEWIVDNDLTPYVLVDAERDDVQVPRQYVQDGRIVLNLSPNAVVGLEMDNEAVSFQARFRGTPMQVYLPVRAILAIYAQETGKGMVFDEEMDGDETPPPSGPSEPRGEKPKAKSKRPALKVVK from the coding sequence ATGACGTCCCTGCGCCCTTATCTGATCCGCGCCATCTACGAGTGGATCGTGGACAACGACCTAACGCCCTACGTGCTGGTGGACGCCGAACGCGACGACGTACAAGTCCCCCGCCAGTACGTCCAGGACGGCCGTATCGTGCTCAACCTCTCCCCCAATGCTGTGGTCGGACTGGAAATGGACAACGAGGCGGTCAGCTTCCAGGCCCGTTTCAGGGGAACGCCGATGCAGGTCTATCTGCCCGTGCGCGCGATTCTGGCGATCTACGCCCAGGAAACCGGCAAGGGCATGGTCTTCGACGAGGAAATGGACGGCGACGAGACGCCGCCCCCTTCCGGGCCCTCCGAGCCGCGCGGCGAAAAACCCAAAGCGAAATCTAAGCGGCCGGCGCTGAAGGTCGTCAAATGA
- a CDS encoding glycosyltransferase, whose translation MSRLLFVSEKLPLPDHASGDLRFFSLLKILTAISQVHLSIFGWPAQKAKLKETKFNHYQSLLSKHGIHLHLGHIPALLRQGNWEIIAFEFYHTARPEWIIEARYHNPQAKLVIDSVDVHFKRLHEKAKITGNRKDFEQAEKTRKEEVLAYNRADFILAVTEADQKHINHYLPKAKIALVPNIHRIHSPDLKPPENTCRLVFVGGFQHSPNIDAVLYFCREILPRIALRIPVETYIIGSNPPPEICNLHSDTIIVTGHVEDTLPYLKRSHISIAPLRYGAGMKGKIGEAMAAGLPVVTTSVGAEGFGFTPGKHILIGDTPEVFAKHIVNLYKDPILHETIRLAGWNFIRKRYSEESLRPQVIKTFESILASQPKPLPWRERLTKSLQIEYERHLAWRFRT comes from the coding sequence GTGTCAAGGCTGCTCTTTGTTTCTGAAAAGCTCCCCCTACCCGACCACGCCTCCGGTGACCTCAGGTTTTTCTCCCTGCTAAAAATTCTAACAGCAATCAGCCAGGTCCATCTTTCTATTTTTGGCTGGCCCGCACAAAAAGCAAAGCTCAAAGAAACAAAATTCAATCATTACCAATCGCTGCTTTCTAAGCATGGAATCCATCTCCACTTGGGACATATACCTGCTCTCTTACGCCAAGGAAATTGGGAAATCATCGCGTTCGAGTTCTACCATACCGCCCGGCCCGAATGGATCATCGAAGCCAGATATCATAACCCCCAGGCCAAGCTTGTTATAGATTCTGTTGATGTCCATTTCAAGCGCCTGCATGAAAAGGCCAAAATCACCGGCAACCGAAAGGACTTTGAGCAAGCTGAAAAAACCCGTAAAGAAGAGGTTTTAGCTTACAATCGCGCCGATTTTATCCTTGCCGTCACGGAAGCGGATCAAAAGCACATCAACCATTATCTTCCAAAAGCAAAAATAGCCCTTGTTCCCAATATTCACCGAATCCATTCACCGGATCTCAAGCCCCCGGAAAACACCTGCCGCCTGGTATTCGTAGGAGGTTTTCAACACAGCCCAAATATTGACGCAGTACTGTATTTCTGCCGCGAGATCCTTCCCAGAATCGCACTCAGAATTCCTGTCGAGACTTACATAATTGGCTCCAACCCTCCCCCGGAAATTTGTAATCTCCACAGCGACACGATCATCGTCACTGGACATGTTGAAGATACCCTCCCCTATCTAAAGCGCAGCCATATATCTATCGCTCCTTTGCGTTACGGCGCCGGGATGAAAGGTAAGATCGGTGAGGCTATGGCCGCAGGTCTCCCAGTGGTTACCACGTCCGTTGGCGCAGAAGGCTTCGGATTCACTCCAGGTAAGCATATTTTGATCGGCGATACGCCTGAAGTCTTTGCCAAGCACATCGTCAACTTGTATAAAGACCCGATCCTCCACGAAACAATCCGACTTGCCGGCTGGAACTTCATCCGCAAACGTTATTCTGAAGAATCCTTGCGCCCTCAGGTGATAAAGACTTTTGAAAGTATCTTAGCCAGCCAACCAAAGCCTTTGCCTTGGCGGGAACGCCTGACCAAATCTCTACAAATCGAATACGAGCGCCACTTGGCATGGCGCTTTAGGACATGA
- a CDS encoding HI0074 family nucleotidyltransferase substrate-binding subunit, with protein sequence MLLRTAWKAIKAVATKLGLEYNSPRACLKLAFQQGWIDDEELWLEMLAPRNRISHTYHAENAPATYEQLPAFQAMRQLSTQLRNVEI encoded by the coding sequence ATTCTACTTCGAACGGCCTGGAAGGCAATCAAGGCTGTGGCCACCAAGCTCGGCCTGGAATACAATTCGCCCAGGGCCTGTCTGAAACTTGCTTTCCAGCAGGGCTGGATCGACGACGAGGAGCTTTGGTTGGAAATGCTGGCGCCCAGAAACCGCATCTCCCACACTTACCACGCCGAAAACGCCCCGGCCACCTACGAACAGCTGCCGGCCTTTCAGGCCATGCGGCAACTGTCTACCCAACTCAGAAACGTGGAAATTTGA
- a CDS encoding ABC transporter ATP-binding protein, whose translation MPIIEVEHLTKEYRLGTLTSLKDSLTNLGRRLTGRPPVERERFKALDDVSFSVEEGEVVGIIGHNGAGKSTLLKILAKVTTPTRGRVYVGGSVAPLIEVGAGINPELTGRENIYLNASILGIPKKVIRRKIDEIIEFSELEQFIDTPVKRYSSGMQVKLGFAIATSLDAEILIIDEVLAVGDLAFQRKCFDRMEELIKRQGKTVLVVSHNLRQIQRLCDRVILLDHGKIIQDGDGVTVCNAFYEISEKLIQKALTSSRIQSSGEVEIIDISFFTPEGEFTEDIQFQQDIIIKIKLKAFTILKKPLFSIGIHTTDFLYLATHGDQVAPVLAAGTHTVQCKIKNFPLLPKGYSLRLSIDAEDYGRTVFYGENLKHFHVVNPKANKIHASEGFVKLECEWSQGEHLQIKNNRK comes from the coding sequence ATGCCCATCATCGAAGTCGAACACCTCACCAAGGAATACCGGCTGGGAACCCTCACCAGCCTCAAGGACAGCCTCACCAACCTGGGCCGCCGCCTGACCGGCCGCCCGCCCGTCGAGCGCGAACGCTTCAAGGCTCTAGACGACGTCAGCTTCAGCGTCGAGGAGGGCGAGGTGGTTGGTATCATCGGCCACAACGGCGCCGGCAAGTCCACCCTGCTCAAGATTCTGGCCAAGGTCACCACCCCCACCAGGGGCCGGGTGTACGTGGGCGGCTCGGTCGCTCCCCTGATTGAGGTCGGCGCCGGCATCAATCCGGAGCTGACCGGCCGCGAGAACATCTACCTCAACGCCTCGATCCTTGGCATCCCCAAGAAAGTCATCCGCCGCAAGATCGACGAGATCATCGAGTTCTCGGAGCTGGAGCAGTTCATCGACACCCCGGTCAAGCGCTATAGCTCCGGGATGCAAGTAAAGTTAGGTTTTGCCATCGCCACCAGCTTGGATGCGGAGATTTTGATTATCGACGAGGTGCTGGCGGTAGGGGACCTAGCGTTTCAGAGGAAGTGTTTCGACCGGATGGAGGAATTGATCAAGCGGCAGGGGAAAACTGTTTTAGTAGTAAGCCATAACCTCAGGCAAATACAGAGATTATGCGATCGCGTGATTTTATTGGATCATGGAAAGATCATTCAAGACGGAGATGGCGTAACAGTTTGCAATGCCTTTTATGAAATAAGCGAAAAATTAATACAGAAAGCACTTACAAGTTCAAGAATACAATCAAGTGGCGAAGTCGAAATAATTGACATATCGTTTTTCACTCCGGAAGGAGAATTCACGGAAGATATACAGTTTCAGCAAGACATAATCATAAAAATTAAGTTAAAAGCATTCACAATACTAAAAAAACCGTTATTCAGCATAGGAATACATACAACAGATTTTTTATATTTAGCGACTCATGGAGACCAAGTTGCCCCAGTGTTAGCAGCCGGAACTCATACGGTTCAATGCAAAATAAAAAATTTTCCACTCCTCCCTAAAGGATACTCATTAAGATTAAGCATAGATGCCGAAGACTATGGACGCACTGTCTTTTATGGTGAGAATCTCAAACATTTTCATGTCGTCAATCCAAAAGCAAATAAAATTCATGCCAGCGAGGGTTTCGTAAAGCTGGAATGCGAGTGGAGTCAAGGCGAGCATCTTCAAATCAAAAATAATCGAAAATAA
- a CDS encoding glutathione binding-like protein: protein MSLYCSPTCPYSHQVRFVWHEKGVQADIHYIDPENPPADVIDLNPYHESVFTTLVDRDLVLYDHRIIMEYLDERFPHPPLHPMEPVARAQARMLIHRIDHDWYRLLDEIQNSGEKKAARARKTLREDLIVATPLFAAKPYFLSEEFSLVDCALAPLLWRLPSVGIDLSREAAPIRAYAQRIFAREAFQSSLSEAEREMAQLPLSA from the coding sequence ATGTCGCTGTACTGTTCTCCCACTTGCCCTTACAGTCATCAGGTTCGCTTCGTCTGGCACGAAAAGGGCGTGCAGGCGGACATCCATTACATCGATCCGGAAAACCCGCCGGCGGATGTCATCGATCTCAACCCTTATCACGAAAGCGTGTTCACCACATTGGTCGATCGTGACCTGGTCCTTTACGATCACAGGATCATCATGGAATATCTGGACGAGCGCTTTCCCCATCCTCCGCTTCATCCCATGGAGCCGGTCGCGCGGGCCCAGGCACGGATGCTGATCCACCGCATCGACCACGACTGGTACCGGCTGCTCGATGAAATCCAGAATTCCGGCGAGAAGAAGGCTGCCCGGGCCCGCAAAACCCTGCGTGAGGATCTGATCGTCGCCACCCCCCTGTTCGCCGCCAAGCCCTACTTCCTCAGTGAAGAGTTCTCGCTGGTGGACTGCGCCCTGGCCCCGCTGCTGTGGCGCCTGCCCTCGGTGGGGATCGACCTGTCCCGGGAAGCCGCGCCGATCCGGGCCTACGCCCAACGGATCTTCGCCCGCGAAGCCTTCCAGAGCAGTCTGAGCGAAGCGGAACGGGAAATGGCGCAACTGCCGCTGAGTGCCTGA
- a CDS encoding DUF4038 domain-containing protein, whose protein sequence is MLFFLLVIIADAEARTAIQWHPTELQFEANRSLPHPLGVKFGAVFRGPEQSRLTVPGFWDGGRTFKIRFAPPSAGIWTYRTYASEASLKGKEGTFKVEASHSTNPLFRHGGFLQVSANRRYLTFTDGTPFFWLGDTWWFCPGRRCPLNRSSNPKIGSMYKHMVDVRAKQGYTTALMLFAGHSPTFLYPDQWNASYLRNWYLVDSYISYANQKGLIPVLGTGFHKALDKVPLSQLKLLWRYLIARYSAYAVGWLIVGEYNFQNDSRRIAKVDELGEYIKKLDPYKRALSVHPWLYTKEKHQLWDRPWYDFIMIQGGHGYPPPIKYYLSIFNRSPAKPFLETEARYEGIFNAGPDDVRHAAYRAIQAGSFGYTYGSHGLWLPLLYPGEKIPSLEAWGKALPWWQALKRPGAEQMGHLRRFYEALPWWNMAPRPKQVIDNIGDDDKRRVLLKGDDDRWWAIYFPRYLDANHVVRLQRMPQGVYTGKWFDPRRGVFTSLPKAFSPTSGGYLTLPARPAGSDWLLVLEKVR, encoded by the coding sequence TTGCTGTTTTTTCTGCTCGTCATTATTGCTGACGCTGAAGCACGCACTGCTATCCAATGGCACCCCACCGAACTCCAGTTTGAAGCTAACCGATCCCTCCCACACCCGCTAGGCGTCAAATTCGGCGCAGTTTTCCGAGGGCCGGAGCAATCCCGGCTGACCGTTCCCGGATTCTGGGATGGCGGCCGAACTTTCAAGATCCGCTTTGCCCCCCCCTCGGCCGGAATCTGGACCTATCGGACCTATGCCTCGGAAGCCAGTCTCAAGGGGAAAGAGGGAACCTTCAAGGTGGAGGCATCCCACTCCACCAATCCCTTGTTCCGACATGGCGGTTTTCTCCAGGTCTCGGCAAACCGTCGCTATCTTACCTTTACCGACGGGACCCCTTTTTTCTGGTTGGGCGACACATGGTGGTTCTGCCCGGGTCGCCGATGCCCGCTCAATCGATCATCAAATCCCAAAATTGGTTCCATGTACAAGCACATGGTGGATGTGCGGGCAAAGCAGGGATATACGACGGCGCTGATGCTTTTTGCCGGCCACAGTCCCACATTCCTGTACCCAGACCAGTGGAATGCAAGCTATCTGCGCAATTGGTACTTGGTTGACTCTTATATTTCCTATGCCAATCAAAAAGGGCTGATTCCGGTTTTGGGCACTGGCTTTCACAAAGCCCTGGACAAGGTTCCCTTATCCCAGCTGAAATTGTTGTGGCGCTATCTCATCGCCCGCTACAGCGCATATGCAGTCGGCTGGCTGATCGTGGGGGAATACAATTTTCAAAACGACAGCCGGCGCATCGCCAAGGTCGATGAACTTGGAGAGTACATCAAAAAGCTCGATCCCTACAAACGGGCGTTGAGCGTTCACCCGTGGCTTTACACCAAGGAAAAGCACCAGCTCTGGGATAGACCCTGGTACGACTTCATCATGATTCAGGGAGGCCATGGCTATCCACCGCCGATAAAATATTACCTTTCGATCTTTAACCGTTCTCCTGCCAAACCTTTTTTGGAGACCGAAGCCCGCTACGAGGGAATCTTCAACGCCGGACCGGACGATGTGCGCCACGCCGCCTACCGGGCCATCCAGGCCGGAAGCTTCGGCTATACTTACGGCAGTCACGGCTTATGGCTGCCGCTGCTGTATCCAGGTGAGAAAATCCCTTCATTGGAAGCATGGGGGAAGGCATTGCCCTGGTGGCAGGCCCTCAAACGCCCAGGTGCAGAGCAGATGGGGCATCTGCGCCGGTTCTATGAAGCCCTGCCGTGGTGGAATATGGCTCCCCGACCGAAGCAGGTGATCGATAACATCGGCGATGATGACAAAAGGCGTGTGCTGCTGAAAGGTGATGACGACCGATGGTGGGCGATTTATTTCCCCCGCTATCTGGATGCCAACCACGTAGTCCGGTTGCAGCGGATGCCTCAGGGCGTCTATACCGGCAAATGGTTCGATCCGCGCCGGGGGGTGTTCACCTCTCTGCCGAAGGCATTCTCCCCCACCAGCGGGGGATACCTCACCCTGCCGGCAAGGCCTGCCGGCTCCGACTGGCTGTTGGTGCTAGAAAAAGTTCGATGA